Within the Bacteroidales bacterium genome, the region AATCGCTGATGCGTTTTTTAAAAAGTGTTGTTTCTTGCGAAGTATGAGGGATGATACTGACTTGAAATTCTGTGTCTCCAACATTGATAATGGTTAATGAAATACCATCAATAGCAATAGACCCTTTGTTTAGCATTTGATTAAGTAATTCTTTAGGTGCTTCTATGCTAATTATTGTTGCAATATCTTCTTTTTTAATGTTGCCTATTTTGCCTATTCCATCTATATGACCGGAAACGAGATGTCCTCCAAGTCGGTCGGATAATCGCATGGCACGTTCTAAATTTACGGAGTCGCCCAATTTTATTTTGCTGAAATTTGTAAGCTTTACGGTTTCAGCCATAATATCTACGGTAAAGTTTGAGTTTGTTCGCCCAATAACAGTGAGACAAGCGCCATTTGTGGCAACAGAATCCCCGAGCTTTATATCGCTTAAAATCTTTTTTGCTTCAATGCTAAATTGATAGGAATTAATTCCTTTTGCGATCTTGCTTATTTTTCCAATTTCTTCAATTAATCCGGTAAACATTAGGTATAGGCTTCTATTAATAAATCGTTTTTAATTCTTTTATAGGAAAGGTTTTTTAATTCGATGACTTCGCTTAAACTTGCAAAGCCATCACCTTCCATTCCTGTTTTTGCGCTTTTCCCTCCAATTAGTTTTGGAG harbors:
- a CDS encoding riboflavin synthase, with product MFTGLIEEIGKISKIAKGINSYQFSIEAKKILSDIKLGDSVATNGACLTVIGRTNSNFTVDIMAETVKLTNFSKIKLGDSVNLERAMRLSDRLGGHLVSGHIDGIGKIGNIKKEDIATIISIEAPKELLNQMLNKGSIAIDGISLTIINVGDTEFQVSIIPHTSQETTLFKKRISDFVNLETDMIGKYIMRFLNIDKKENLTQAKPSKVNMDFLAENGYL